TTGATCCGGTCTCGGTCTGGCCGTAGGCGTTGATCACCGGAACCCCACCTGCGAGGTTCTCGGTGGCCCAGTTGAAGGTTTCGCTGTCGAGGAGCTCGCCCTGCGCGGTCACCAGCTTCAGCTTCGGCAATGGATGGCACACGGTGAGTTCGTCGCCGAAGCCGCGCAGCATGCGGAGCACGGTCGGTGCTGCGAGGACCTTCGTGACGTTGTGCGATTCGCAGAACTCATAGAACCGTTCCGGTGTAGGGGAGTCCAGCGCGCCTTCGTAGCAGGCGATCGTCATTCCGTTGGCGAGTCCACCGACAACGGCCTGAATGGGGAATGTCAGCCAGCCCACGTCGGCCGCGACCCAGTAGACATCTCCGTCCTCGGGCCCAGCCTGCCAGTGCGTGTTCGCCCACGTTCCCGCGAGGAATCCGCCGACACTGTGCACGAGCCCTTTCGGTCGCGACTGAGTTCCACTGGTGAAGATCAGGAAGGCCGGATCATTCGCGTCCATCGCAGCCAGCGGTGCCGGCGTGGATTGCTGATCGACGAGTTCGTGATAGTCGATCTCGTTTTCCTCGAGTGACAGTCCGGAACCGGTGCGATCGATGACGATGGTGCTGCGGATGCTGGGGACTGTGGTTCGAGCCTTGCGCAGCGTTTCCAATAGCGGCACCAGTTTGGTGCGGCGGTAGCTGGCGTCAGCCACTACCACGACCTTGGGCTTTGCCTGTTCCAGGCGCGAACGCGCAGCTTCTTCGCTGAAGCCGGCGAACAGGACTGTGTAGATGGCGCCGATCCGATTGCACGCGTGGATGGCTGCGAAGGCTTCGACCATGTTCGGCAGGTAGATGGCGACGACGTCGCCCCGTTCCACCCCGAGGTCGACGAGGCCGGCGGCGAGGCGACCGACCTCATGTGCGAGTTCGGCGTACGTGACCTTCCGTACGTCGCCCGGTTCCCCTTCCCACACCACGGCGTACTTGTCGCGGGTCACGGGGTCCTCGGCCCACCGATCGACGCAGTTGTCGGCGACATTGATCAGGCCGCCGACGTAATAACGAAAATCGCCGAGATCGCCTTCGACGACGCTCTCGTACCGCTGCAACCAGCGGAGGTGATCGCCCACCCAATCCCAGTAACGGTCGGAGCCTTCCTTGTGTAGAGCTCGGGCGTGGTCCGCCTCTGCCTCGTATTGGTCGGATCGCCACTCCGGCGCGAGTGGGATCAGAGGCGACGAAATCAGATCCTTGATGTTGTCCGACATAGCTGACTCCTTGCCCTGTGGGTGCCGATTCGAGTGAGAATGATCGGGAGCGGGATCAAGCGCCGGGCAGCAGCTGCTTCGCGATGATGTCGAGCTGTACCTCGTCGACACCGCCGCCAATTCGCAGAATGCGCATGTCGCGGTAGTGGCGAGCAACCCCGGACTCCTCGACGAATCCCGAACCACCATGCAGTTGGACCGCGTCGTCGACGATCTGGGACGTTGTTTCTGCGACGTAGTACTTGGCCATAGCCACGGTGTTCGCAGCCTGGGGGTCACCGTCCCTCAATTGTGCTGCCGCCTTGTATGTCAGCAGTCGAGCAGCCTCGAGCAGGGTGTGCATTCGCGCGAGGCGGTGGCGAACAGATTGACGATCTCCGAGACGCCCTCCGAATACGCTGCGGTTCGAGACATAGTCGGTCGCACTTCGCAGACTGTCGGCCGCATGCCCCAACCCCATGGCGGCGAGACAGATTCGTTCGAGCTGAAACGCTCCCATGATCTGATAGAAGCCGCGCCCGATCTCGCCGAGTACCGCGCTGTCGGGCACTTCGACGTCGTCGAGCATTACCTCTCGCGTGTCTGATGAATGCCAGCCCATCTTGGGCAGAGGGGACCCTACCGAGAGCCCCGGCGTACCCGCGTCGACGAGGAATGTCGTGATGCCTCGGTGTCCCGCCTCGGGATCGGTTTTCGCCGCGACGATGAAAACGTCCGCGATCCCAGCGTTGGTGATGAACATCTTGCGGCCGTTGATCCGGTAGCCGTCCGCCGTGCGGACGGCACGTGTGGTGATACCTGCGACGTCGGACCCGGCGCCTGGTTCGGTGACCGCAATCGCGGCGATCTTTTCGCCGGCTGCAATGGCTGGACTGTAGGACGCGGCCTGGTCAGGCGTGCCGTAGTGGACGATGTGCGTGCCGGCCATATACGCGCTGACCAGTGCGCTTACAGCGATCCCGCCGCTGGCGCGACTCAGCTCCTCGGCGAGAATTGCCACGGCCAGCTCGTCCCGGCCGCTTCCACCGTGTTCTTCCGGGGTCATCAGGCCGAGCAGTCGTGCCTTTCCGAACTCGAGCCACAAGGTCTTCGGTGGACGCCCGGCGGCTTCGGATTCCAGCACGACTGGTCGAACGTGTTTCTGTGTGAAGGCTCGGCACGTTCCCTGAAAGTCCAGGTACTCGTCTTCGAATGAAAAGTTCATCTTCCCCACTTTCCCGACTGGTCGGTAAAGTGAAAGTACCGGTCGAGTTGTCGAGGGTCAAGAGATGATTGGTGTTCGTCGAAATCGGCGCGCCCGATACGCTGAGTTGCGGCACCGGGACGTCGGGGGCCAGAGGAGGAGAAGCGTCGAATGGCGACCCGAGGAAGGCCCAGTCATGCTGCGGCGCAACGTGAGCGAGTGCTGGCCGGGGCGGCGGATATCTTCAGTAAGCAGGGTTACCGTGCCACCAGCATGAATGAGATAGCCGCCGCCGTCGACCTGTCCAAACCGACGCTGTACCACTACTTCCGGAACAAGGAAGAGCTCCTCATCCGTCTCTACGAGGACGTCATGAACGAGTCGCTCGCCACGGCCCGCCGCATCGTCGACACGGTGCCGAACCCTCTCGATGCTCTACGCGATCTCATTGCGTACCGGGTGCGGTACACCTGTGAGAACCAGGCGATCCACAAGGTCTTCTTCGAGGAAGAGGAAGAACTACCCCCTGAGCTGCTCCATTCCGTAATGGAGATGCGCAAGCAGTTCGAAGACGTGATGAAGGGGTTGGTCGGCCAGCACCTCGATGGCACAGGTCGGTCCTTGATGGTGTCGGAGACGG
This genomic stretch from Prescottella soli harbors:
- a CDS encoding AMP-binding protein, coding for MSDNIKDLISSPLIPLAPEWRSDQYEAEADHARALHKEGSDRYWDWVGDHLRWLQRYESVVEGDLGDFRYYVGGLINVADNCVDRWAEDPVTRDKYAVVWEGEPGDVRKVTYAELAHEVGRLAAGLVDLGVERGDVVAIYLPNMVEAFAAIHACNRIGAIYTVLFAGFSEEAARSRLEQAKPKVVVVADASYRRTKLVPLLETLRKARTTVPSIRSTIVIDRTGSGLSLEENEIDYHELVDQQSTPAPLAAMDANDPAFLIFTSGTQSRPKGLVHSVGGFLAGTWANTHWQAGPEDGDVYWVAADVGWLTFPIQAVVGGLANGMTIACYEGALDSPTPERFYEFCESHNVTKVLAAPTVLRMLRGFGDELTVCHPLPKLKLVTAQGELLDSETFNWATENLAGGVPVINAYGQTETGSTWSYPIYGVDDLKPGSAGRPVPGHHCRVVDDNGVPVEAGVKGNLVLAHPFPTLARTVWNEHDRYLETYFTQFPGYYATSDEAVVDDDGHVWVLGRADDVINIAAHRISTAEIEAIVSSHPRVMEAAVVGVPDDTKGTVPAAFVILHDEDPEAAVQEIRNAVSERLGKYAALGHVYLIAAMPKTRTGKLMRRLLRDIATYGEPQGDTSAVEDSAAIDVVARAVRAGSN
- a CDS encoding acyl-CoA dehydrogenase family protein → MNFSFEDEYLDFQGTCRAFTQKHVRPVVLESEAAGRPPKTLWLEFGKARLLGLMTPEEHGGSGRDELAVAILAEELSRASGGIAVSALVSAYMAGTHIVHYGTPDQAASYSPAIAAGEKIAAIAVTEPGAGSDVAGITTRAVRTADGYRINGRKMFITNAGIADVFIVAAKTDPEAGHRGITTFLVDAGTPGLSVGSPLPKMGWHSSDTREVMLDDVEVPDSAVLGEIGRGFYQIMGAFQLERICLAAMGLGHAADSLRSATDYVSNRSVFGGRLGDRQSVRHRLARMHTLLEAARLLTYKAAAQLRDGDPQAANTVAMAKYYVAETTSQIVDDAVQLHGGSGFVEESGVARHYRDMRILRIGGGVDEVQLDIIAKQLLPGA
- a CDS encoding TetR/AcrR family transcriptional regulator, giving the protein MATRGRPSHAAAQRERVLAGAADIFSKQGYRATSMNEIAAAVDLSKPTLYHYFRNKEELLIRLYEDVMNESLATARRIVDTVPNPLDALRDLIAYRVRYTCENQAIHKVFFEEEEELPPELLHSVMEMRKQFEDVMKGLVGQHLDGTGRSLMVSETVYVNTCLGAANWVYKWYDPEGPLEPEQLGQDVASLLLLPLSA